In Lycium ferocissimum isolate CSIRO_LF1 chromosome 11, AGI_CSIRO_Lferr_CH_V1, whole genome shotgun sequence, a single genomic region encodes these proteins:
- the LOC132036953 gene encoding protein CURLY FLAG LEAF 2-like, with the protein MTAEVSSVVRIMNESSSGNKSTALMTRDLLGECRSLDSKELDLDLQVPSGWEKRLDLMSGKVYLQRCNSSSTNLEQKQQNYQTVGKLQDLNFPPSSKQPLNLFDEPNLDLKLLPSSSSSSSYHSVCTLEKVKSALERAEKETTRKRSISVSMSSSPRSNSSSSIKDTDIDQENLCSSIAAGCPGCLLYVLISKNDPKCPRCHTIVPLPVAMKKPRIDLNISI; encoded by the exons ATGACGGCAGAAGTTAGTTCTGTGGTTAGGATTATGAATGAATCATCATCAGGGAATAAATCAACGGCTTTAATGACAAGGGACTTGTTGGGAGAATGCAGGTCCCTTGATTCTAAGGAATTGGACCTTGATTTGCAGGTTCCTTCTGGCTGGGAAAAACGCCTCGACTTGATG TCAGGAAAAGTGTATCTACAGAGGTGCAATTCTTCATCGACGAATTTGGAACAGAAGCAACAAAACTATCAAACAGTTGGAAAGCTTCAAGACCTTAATTTCCCTCCTTCATCAAAGCAACCGCTCAATCTCTTTGACGAACCAAACTTAGACTTAAAGCTGCTTCCTTCATCGTCCTCATCATCGAGTTATCACAGTGTATGCACCCTTGAAAAAGTAAAATCTGCTCTTGAAAGGGCAGAGAAGGAAACAACGCGCAAACGCTCAATATCAGTGTCAATGTCATCATCTCCAAGGTCGAATTCCTCGTCCTCAATCAAGGATACAGATATTGATCAAGAGAATCTATGCTCTTCTATCGCTGCTGGTTGTCCTGGTTGCCTGCTTTACGTGCTAATATCAAAGAACGATCCTAAATGCCCTCGATGCCATACCATCGTTCCATTACCTGTGGCAATGAAGAAGCCTAGGATTGATCTTAACATATCCATCTAA